One window of the Sebastes umbrosus isolate fSebUmb1 chromosome 1, fSebUmb1.pri, whole genome shotgun sequence genome contains the following:
- the LOC119475340 gene encoding matrilin-4-like produces the protein MIVACVSCAVFDERPSPLPVLQVVDSLDVSAHGTRVGLVQYSSRVRTEFPLNMYHTADDIKAAVMNVDYMEKGTMTGLALKHMLENSFSEAEGACPSSRNIPRIGLVFTDGRSQDDITEYAKMTKEAGITMYAVGVGKAVEDELCVIASEPVEKHFYYTTDFSAISTIAENLKLNICPEESQGEIEVKDPCACESLVEFQQATMSSLEQLTTKLTGMTARLEQLENQLLSRK, from the exons atgat AGTAGCTTGTGTCAGTTGTGCTGTGTTCGATGAACGTCCCTCCCCTCTTCCTGTGCTTCAGGTCGTGGACTCTCTGGACGTGTCTGCTCACGGCACCAGAGTGGGTCTGGTTCAGTACTCCAGCCGGGTCCGGACCGAGTTCCCTCTCAACATGTACCACACTGCTGATGACATCAAAGCTGCAGTCATGAAT GTGGACTACATGGAGAAAGGCACTATGACCGGTCTGGCCCTGAAACACATGCTGGAGAACAGCTTCTCAGAGGCAGAGGGCGCATGTCCTTCCAGCCGCAACATCCCCCGAATCGGACTGGTGTTCACAGACGGACGCTCGCAGGACGACATCACGGAGTACGCCAAGATGACCAAAGAAGCCG GTATCACCATGTACGCGGTGGGTGTCGGAAAAGCTGTGGAGGACGAGCTTTGTGTGATTGCATCTGAGCCTGTGGAGAAACATTTCTATTACACCACCGACTTCAGCGCCATCAGCACCATCGCTGAGAACCTCAAACTCAACATCTGCCCAG AGGAGAGTCAGGGGGAGATTGAGGTGAAGGACCCGTGTGCCTGTgagagtctggtggagttccaGCAGGCCACCATGAGCAGCCTGGAGCAGCTCACAACCAAAC TGACTGGGATGACGGCTCGTCTGGAGCAGCTGGAGAACCAGCTTCTCTCCAGGAAGTGA